In a single window of the Terriglobia bacterium genome:
- the nhaR gene encoding transcriptional activator NhaR: protein MEWLNYHHLLYFWTVVRTGSVTLAGEELRLASPTISAQIRSLETSLGEKLLQRSGRNVLPTEMGRLVFRYADEIFSLGRELRDTMKDRPTGRPLRVDIGIADVLPKLVVHQLIQPALHLREPVQIVCREASPQQLVARLAINELDVVLSDGPMDPSLKIRAYNHLLGECGISFIATPELAEKCTRRFPKSLHGAPCLLPADNSALRQRLDQWFEAEGIRPRVVGEFEDYALLWVFGERGAGIFPAPSILAKQWQGNARLRRIGRTHSIRTQFYAISVERKIQHPAVVAICEAARQELFH from the coding sequence ATGGAATGGCTCAACTACCATCACCTCCTCTATTTCTGGACCGTGGTACGGACGGGATCGGTCACCCTCGCCGGAGAGGAATTGCGCCTGGCGTCTCCGACCATCAGCGCGCAGATTCGCAGTCTGGAGACGAGCCTGGGAGAAAAGCTGCTGCAGCGTTCGGGTCGCAATGTCCTCCCGACCGAGATGGGCCGGCTGGTGTTCCGTTACGCCGACGAGATTTTTTCCCTGGGGCGGGAACTGCGCGACACGATGAAGGACCGTCCGACCGGGCGCCCCCTGAGGGTCGATATCGGGATTGCAGACGTCTTGCCGAAGCTGGTGGTGCACCAGCTGATTCAGCCGGCCCTTCATCTCCGCGAGCCGGTCCAGATCGTCTGTCGGGAAGCAAGCCCGCAGCAACTGGTGGCCCGGCTGGCCATCAATGAACTCGACGTCGTACTCTCGGACGGGCCGATGGATCCCAGTCTGAAAATCCGGGCTTACAACCACCTCCTGGGAGAATGCGGGATCAGCTTCATCGCCACACCTGAGCTGGCGGAGAAGTGCACGCGGCGTTTCCCGAAGTCACTCCACGGGGCCCCGTGTCTGCTGCCGGCCGACAACAGCGCCCTGCGACAGAGGTTGGATCAATGGTTTGAAGCGGAAGGGATTCGTCCCCGGGTCGTGGGGGAATTCGAAGACTATGCCCTGCTCTGGGTGTTTGGAGAGCGGGGCGCCGGGATTTTTCCGGCTCCCTCCATTCTTGCAAAGCAGTGGCAGGGCAACGCCCGGCTCCGGCGAATTGGTCGCACCCATTCCATTCGAACCCAATTCTACGCGATTTCAGTCGAACGAAAGATTCAGCATCCGGCCGTCGTTGCCATCTGTGAGGCGGCGCGGCAGGAACTTTTCCATTGA
- the raiA gene encoding ribosome-associated translation inhibitor RaiA: MNVKIRAENIDLADALKSYIDRRLHFSLSRFGDRVGLITVRVSDLNGPRGGIDKACRISAELVPFGSVRVEDVDADLYTAIDRAVERLGRSFSRKLEREMESRRGRESVRIP, translated from the coding sequence ATGAATGTGAAAATTCGCGCGGAGAACATCGATCTGGCGGACGCTCTGAAAAGCTACATTGATCGCCGCCTGCATTTTTCCTTGAGCCGGTTCGGAGACCGCGTCGGGCTCATCACCGTCCGGGTTTCAGACCTCAATGGTCCCCGCGGCGGGATTGACAAGGCCTGCCGCATCAGCGCCGAACTGGTCCCCTTCGGGAGCGTGCGGGTGGAAGACGTGGATGCCGATCTATATACCGCGATTGACCGGGCGGTGGAGCGCCTCGGACGATCCTTCAGCCGGAAGTTGGAGCGCGAGATGGAGTCCAGAAGGGGACGCGAGTCCGTCAGGATTCCATGA
- a CDS encoding universal stress protein has translation METMELTTQIALKKILFATDFSPASEATLACAEAFARHYGSTIYLAHVIAPSADRGGPTRTPPFPIEKTRQCVQEQMEELARSKGLQGISHESIIGEGDIADILSDIVRNWGIDLAVLATHGHHGSQKFVLGSVAEAIFRRAACPVLTVGPKACGHAGAEMNLRHILLGTDLTPTSLAALPLALSLAQEHRSRLTLLRLVHPEIQSPSERHRIKTSYEAQLQSLVPEETQRWCRVEAVVEFGLAADSILQFAARQGTDLIVLGVRGTGVFDWSASQIPSPTAYVVAAQAICPVMTVRDSQIFLKASSERL, from the coding sequence ATGGAGACAATGGAACTCACCACTCAAATCGCCCTTAAAAAAATCCTCTTTGCGACTGATTTTTCTCCGGCTTCCGAGGCGACCTTGGCTTGTGCCGAGGCGTTCGCTCGACATTATGGCTCTACGATCTATCTTGCCCATGTAATCGCACCCTCGGCCGATCGAGGAGGGCCGACCCGAACACCCCCATTCCCCATTGAAAAGACCCGTCAGTGTGTCCAAGAGCAAATGGAAGAACTCGCGCGTTCGAAAGGCTTGCAGGGAATCTCACACGAATCTATTATCGGGGAGGGAGATATTGCAGACATCCTCTCAGACATAGTGAGGAATTGGGGAATCGATCTAGCGGTTCTTGCAACTCACGGTCACCACGGATCTCAAAAGTTCGTGTTAGGCTCGGTGGCCGAGGCCATTTTCCGGCGCGCGGCCTGTCCGGTTTTGACGGTGGGCCCCAAGGCATGCGGCCACGCGGGGGCAGAGATGAACTTGCGCCACATCCTTTTGGGCACGGATCTCACGCCGACCTCTTTGGCAGCACTTCCCCTGGCACTCTCGCTCGCCCAGGAACACCGGTCTCGGCTCACCCTCCTCCGCCTCGTCCACCCGGAAATCCAGTCTCCGAGCGAACGCCATCGAATCAAAACGAGCTATGAAGCGCAGCTTCAAAGCCTTGTTCCCGAAGAAACCCAACGATGGTGCCGGGTCGAAGCCGTGGTGGAGTTCGGCCTGGCAGCCGACAGCATCCTGCAGTTTGCAGCCCGCCAAGGAACCGACCTGATTGTCCTGGGTGTGCGCGGGACGGGCGTCTTTGACTGGTCGGCTTCCCAGATTCCGTCGCCGACGGCATACGTTGTTGCTGCCCAGGCAATCTGTCCTGTTATGACGGTGCGCGATTCGCAGATTTTCTTGAAAGCCTCTTCAGAAAGGCTTTGA
- a CDS encoding cation-translocating P-type ATPase, with translation MTNPLPREAALVPAEGPPSGHFFAGSPKSTDFTQSETALVRGVSEQEALERLKQEGPNELPSSKPRGFFQIAWEVVREPMFLLLLGAGGIYLLLGDTEEALLLLGFVFVIMGITLYQERKTERALAALKDLSSPRALVIRDGQQRRIPGREVVRGDVIVLSEGSRVPADASLFSSINLSVDESLLTGESVPVRKEAAESEAGMGRPGGDDLPFVYSGTLVVQGQGIARVGATGLHTELGKIGKSLQSVETEDTPLQKETRRLVRILAVVGLSMCALATVLYGVTRGDWLNGLLAGIALAMALLPEEFPVVLTIFLALGAWRIARKGVLTRRVPAVETLGSATVLCVDKTGTLTVNRMAVQTIQAAGTLYNVSTGAQDGMPESFHPVIEFSILASQRNPFDPMETAFLELGNRSLAGSEHLHPDWELVREYPLSRKFLSVTRVWRVPDQIELVVAAKGAPEVMARLCRMNPEKQAELDGQVKAMAEDGLRVLGVARGRATGAVLPEDQDGFEFEFLGLVGLADPIRPAVPSAIRECYAAGIRVVMITGDYPVTAQSIARQIGLNPRDEVITGPELDGMSDTELEQRVRSVNIFARVVPEQKLRLVQAMKANNEIVAMTGDGVNDAPALKSAHIGVAMGGRGTDVARESSALVLLDDDFSSIVQAVRMGRRIFDNLTKAMAYIFAIHVPIAGLSLIPVLLKWPLVLMPVHIVFLELIIDPACSTAFEAEREETDVMDRPPRNPQKPLFNRRTLLLSLLQGMGVLAVVLMVFATALFRGQGELHARALTFTTLIVANLALIWTNRSWTRTILQMVRSPNKAVWWVTAGAAIFLALALLIPFLRNLFRFSALHPVDIVLCLVAGVISVIWFEALKRWKRTQGGPSKPIIG, from the coding sequence ATGACAAACCCCTTACCCCGTGAAGCCGCACTTGTACCCGCCGAGGGACCCCCATCGGGTCACTTTTTTGCCGGTTCCCCGAAGAGCACCGACTTCACCCAGTCCGAGACAGCCCTTGTTCGGGGCGTGTCGGAGCAGGAGGCTTTGGAGAGATTGAAGCAGGAAGGCCCGAACGAACTTCCCTCTTCCAAGCCCCGCGGCTTCTTTCAAATAGCGTGGGAGGTTGTGCGAGAGCCGATGTTCCTGTTGCTGCTTGGGGCCGGTGGAATCTATCTCCTTCTGGGGGATACCGAAGAAGCGCTCCTCTTGCTGGGATTCGTCTTTGTGATCATGGGCATCACGCTCTACCAGGAACGGAAGACGGAGCGGGCCCTCGCCGCGCTGAAGGATCTTTCGAGTCCGCGCGCCCTCGTAATCCGGGACGGTCAGCAACGCCGGATTCCGGGACGCGAGGTCGTCCGTGGCGACGTCATTGTTCTTTCCGAAGGAAGCCGCGTCCCCGCCGACGCGTCCCTGTTTTCCAGCATCAATCTCTCGGTAGATGAGTCCTTGTTGACCGGCGAGTCTGTCCCCGTGCGCAAAGAAGCCGCGGAGTCGGAGGCCGGCATGGGGCGGCCGGGGGGTGATGACCTCCCCTTTGTCTATTCCGGCACCCTGGTGGTGCAGGGGCAAGGAATCGCCCGGGTCGGTGCGACCGGGCTCCATACCGAATTGGGAAAAATCGGGAAATCCCTGCAGTCGGTTGAGACGGAAGACACCCCGCTGCAAAAAGAGACTCGTCGCCTGGTCCGGATTCTGGCCGTTGTGGGCCTGTCCATGTGCGCCCTGGCGACCGTGTTGTATGGGGTGACTCGGGGTGACTGGCTCAATGGACTGCTCGCCGGGATCGCCTTGGCAATGGCGCTGCTACCTGAGGAGTTTCCGGTGGTGCTCACGATTTTTCTGGCTCTCGGGGCGTGGCGAATCGCGCGCAAAGGCGTGCTTACACGGCGCGTCCCGGCCGTGGAAACCCTGGGATCTGCGACCGTTTTGTGTGTGGATAAAACAGGGACGCTGACTGTCAATCGCATGGCCGTCCAAACGATCCAGGCAGCGGGTACCCTTTATAATGTCTCGACCGGGGCTCAGGACGGAATGCCGGAGTCGTTCCATCCCGTCATTGAATTCAGTATTCTCGCGAGCCAAAGGAATCCATTTGACCCCATGGAAACGGCTTTCCTTGAACTGGGCAATCGGTCCCTGGCGGGAAGTGAGCACCTCCACCCGGACTGGGAACTGGTTCGTGAATACCCTCTGTCCCGAAAATTCCTCTCGGTGACCAGGGTCTGGAGAGTTCCCGATCAAATCGAGCTTGTCGTGGCGGCCAAGGGTGCTCCCGAAGTGATGGCCCGGTTATGCCGCATGAACCCTGAAAAACAGGCGGAGCTTGATGGGCAGGTCAAGGCCATGGCGGAAGATGGGCTCCGGGTGCTCGGTGTGGCGCGGGGACGGGCCACAGGCGCCGTGTTGCCTGAGGACCAGGATGGGTTCGAGTTTGAGTTTCTCGGTCTTGTCGGGCTCGCGGATCCCATCCGCCCTGCGGTCCCCTCTGCAATTCGCGAGTGTTATGCCGCGGGCATCCGGGTCGTGATGATCACCGGCGACTATCCGGTGACCGCCCAGAGTATTGCCCGGCAGATCGGTTTGAACCCGCGGGATGAGGTGATCACCGGTCCGGAGTTGGACGGCATGAGCGATACGGAGCTCGAGCAGCGTGTCCGGAGCGTGAATATCTTCGCGCGCGTGGTGCCGGAGCAGAAGCTGCGACTGGTCCAGGCGATGAAGGCCAACAACGAAATCGTCGCGATGACAGGAGACGGCGTGAACGATGCTCCAGCCTTGAAATCCGCCCACATCGGAGTGGCCATGGGCGGGCGCGGAACTGATGTCGCCAGGGAATCTTCCGCATTGGTCCTGCTGGATGACGACTTCTCCTCCATCGTTCAGGCGGTCAGGATGGGGAGAAGAATCTTTGACAATCTGACGAAAGCAATGGCCTACATTTTCGCCATCCATGTTCCCATTGCGGGACTGTCGCTAATTCCCGTTCTCCTCAAGTGGCCTCTGGTGCTAATGCCTGTCCACATCGTTTTCCTCGAGCTGATCATCGACCCTGCCTGCTCAACCGCCTTTGAAGCGGAACGGGAGGAGACGGACGTGATGGATCGCCCTCCCCGGAACCCGCAGAAACCGCTTTTCAATCGCCGGACCCTGCTCCTCAGCTTGCTTCAAGGGATGGGTGTCCTGGCAGTGGTTCTGATGGTGTTTGCCACAGCCCTCTTCCGCGGCCAGGGTGAATTACATGCCCGCGCCCTGACCTTTACGACCTTGATTGTGGCCAACCTGGCTCTGATCTGGACCAACCGATCCTGGACGCGGACCATCCTGCAAATGGTTCGCTCCCCGAACAAGGCCGTGTGGTGGGTGACCGCAGGCGCTGCGATCTTTCTTGCACTCGCCCTGCTCATCCCATTCCTCCGCAACCTGTTCCGATTCTCGGCCCTGCACCCTGTTGATATTGTCCTTTGTCTGGTCGCGGGGGTGATCAGCGTCATCTGGTTTGAGGCTCTGAAGCGGTGGAAAAGAACCCAGGGAGGGCCCTCGAAACCGATTATTGGATGA
- a CDS encoding TVP38/TMEM64 family protein, translating into MARFLEVIRETTQEQERRITARPTRQAPMAPDTQSNTTPGWKTWLLPAAFVAILLAGGGWLWSSGILHHLADRQRLIASLREGGPGGPLLCIAAQFIQVVIFFVPGEITQFAAGYVFGTWRGLAFSVVGILLGSAFDFYFARIVGRPALRQIIRQTTLERVDKLLNNARGKSAIFLLFLLPGAPKDAMCYGAGLSNIGPLEFIVISSLGRMPALLFSIHLGSQVSHGDFLSMALMIFLVVIAVAAYYLYERYENRHRHSSEVD; encoded by the coding sequence ATGGCACGATTTCTGGAAGTGATCCGGGAAACAACACAAGAGCAAGAACGGCGAATCACGGCCCGACCTACGAGGCAAGCACCGATGGCGCCCGACACGCAATCGAATACGACCCCGGGCTGGAAGACGTGGCTGCTTCCGGCTGCGTTCGTTGCCATACTGCTTGCGGGCGGAGGGTGGCTCTGGAGTTCGGGAATCCTGCACCACCTGGCTGACCGGCAACGCCTGATCGCTTCGCTGAGGGAGGGTGGCCCGGGAGGTCCACTGTTGTGTATTGCCGCCCAGTTTATTCAGGTGGTGATCTTCTTCGTCCCGGGCGAGATCACACAGTTTGCCGCCGGGTACGTGTTCGGCACATGGCGAGGCCTGGCCTTCTCCGTGGTGGGGATCCTGCTGGGTTCTGCCTTCGACTTCTACTTTGCGAGGATTGTTGGCCGACCGGCACTGAGACAGATCATTCGCCAGACGACTCTGGAGCGGGTCGATAAATTGCTAAACAACGCCAGGGGCAAGTCGGCAATCTTCCTGCTTTTTTTGCTGCCGGGCGCCCCCAAGGACGCGATGTGTTATGGCGCGGGTCTTTCTAATATTGGCCCGCTCGAGTTTATCGTGATCAGCAGCCTGGGCCGAATGCCTGCCCTCCTCTTCAGCATCCACCTCGGGTCCCAGGTGTCTCACGGCGATTTTCTTTCCATGGCACTCATGATATTCCTCGTCGTGATCGCTGTGGCTGCCTACTACCTTTATGAACGCTACGAGAACCGGCACCGTCATTCCAGTGAAGTGGATTGA
- a CDS encoding phosphatase PAP2 family protein yields MHQNPGARNRVVNLLSFSLPLCLVLLWTPGISLAATGPRDDSALDGRPAQAEGTGEDHSSTQGKDRPDLRIKDLPRLILRDQKFLWLRPFQLKRADLPWAGVVAGTTAGLIAGDRHAAEEILERPPGSGFAFVRRVGQAGGPLTDAGVSGIFYWLGQWRGDDRARTTGLLGWEALADSLLITQALKVATQRPRPSTDDGRLPNHHGDGQFFSGGSSFPSGHAVGAFALATVTAQQYRDHPWVPPLAYGLAGLVSVSRVSERQHFPSDIFVGGVLGYLVGRHIFHEAETRPADNARHWHVLPYVPPSGGAAVLFTWDF; encoded by the coding sequence ATGCATCAGAATCCAGGCGCGAGAAATCGAGTGGTCAATCTTCTTTCGTTCTCGCTTCCGCTCTGTCTGGTGCTGCTATGGACTCCCGGAATATCCCTCGCAGCGACCGGCCCCCGCGATGATTCCGCACTTGACGGAAGGCCGGCCCAAGCTGAAGGGACCGGTGAGGACCATAGCTCCACTCAAGGCAAAGACCGCCCGGATCTTAGGATCAAAGACCTTCCCCGCCTCATCCTTCGAGACCAGAAGTTCCTGTGGCTTCGTCCCTTCCAGCTCAAACGGGCCGATCTTCCCTGGGCGGGGGTGGTCGCTGGAACAACCGCTGGATTAATTGCCGGGGATCGTCATGCCGCGGAGGAGATTCTCGAGCGACCCCCGGGGAGTGGATTTGCGTTTGTGCGCCGTGTCGGACAAGCGGGTGGGCCATTGACCGACGCTGGCGTCTCCGGAATTTTTTATTGGTTGGGACAGTGGCGCGGGGACGACCGTGCCCGGACCACGGGGCTATTGGGATGGGAAGCGCTGGCTGACAGCCTCCTCATCACTCAAGCGCTCAAGGTGGCCACCCAGCGTCCTCGTCCTTCGACTGACGACGGCAGACTCCCCAACCATCACGGCGATGGCCAGTTCTTTTCGGGCGGAAGTTCCTTTCCCTCCGGCCATGCCGTCGGAGCGTTTGCCCTGGCTACGGTCACTGCCCAACAATATCGCGACCACCCCTGGGTCCCTCCCCTCGCCTATGGCCTGGCAGGATTGGTATCTGTTTCTCGCGTCTCTGAGCGACAACACTTCCCTTCCGATATTTTTGTCGGAGGAGTACTGGGCTATCTCGTCGGGCGCCATATATTTCATGAGGCCGAAACGAGGCCCGCGGACAATGCCCGGCATTGGCATGTCTTGCCCTATGTGCCCCCGTCGGGCGGTGCTGCCGTTTTATTCACCTGGGATTTCTGA